GGGATCTTCCAGGTCGAAACGACGATGGACGACGAAGGGTGGACCATGGAGATGCGCATCCCGTTCACGACTCTTCGTTTTCCAGCTGGGGAGAAGCCTCAGGTATGGGGGCTCAACTTCAGTAGACAGATTAAACGCCGAAACGAGTACGCTACCTGGGCCCCCATTACACGGCAATCACGAGTCTTCCGGGTGTCCATGGCCGGCACGCTCGAGGGTCTCCCCGCCATGAGTCCGGGTCGAAACCTCCAGATCAAGCCGTTCGCGATCGGGTCGGGGAACCAAGGCCAACTCCGAGACAACGGCCCCAAACGCGACTTCGATGCAGGACTCGACGCCAAATGGGCGGTGACACCTCAGCTCACGCTCGACCTCACGGCGCTCACAGACTTTTCTCAGGTCGAAACCGATGCCGAGCAGGTCAACCTGACGCGCTTCTCAGTGTTCTTCCCCGAGAAGCGTGATTTCTTCCTAGAGAACGACGGCATCTTCACTTTTGCCGATGATGCTTCCCGCGCATTCCGCTCTGGTTCGGGACCGCAAAACTTCAAGCTGTTCCACTCGAGAAGGATCGGACTTTCCGACGATCGCCAACCCCTCCCCATCGGTGGCGGCGCGCGCCTCTCAGGCCGCGTTGGGCGGTACGACCTCGGCCTCATGAACATGCAGACGCTGGAGGACGAGGGTCAACCTGCGGAGAACTTCGCCGTGGCGCGGGTGCGACGCAGCTTTCTCTCGAGTTCCGATGTCGGCGTGATGTTCGTGAATCGTCAAGCCACCGCGAGCCAGGCCGCAGAGAGTTTTTCGCGGACCGGTGGGATCGACGCAAACCTCCGCCTGACGCGTCTGCAGGTGAACACATACTTCGCTCTGTCGGACGATCCCATGGCAGACGGTGACCGAACGACGGGCATGTTACAAGTCGGTTGGCGAGACCCGTTGTTGGATTTTTCGCTCATGGCGAAGCACGTGGGGGAAGACTTCTCTCCCGGAGCCGGCTTCGTGAGCCGGACGGGCATGAACCAGTGGTTCGCCTCGGGGGGCATTCACGTGCAGCAGCCGACCACTTGGCTGACGGAGTTGAACCCGTACGTCGACGCAACCGAGTATTACGCACCCGGCGGAGGGCTGGAGAGCCGAGAGATCACGCCCGGGCTCACGGTGGTCGCATTGGATGGGGGGAGACTTACAGCAGCGTATTCACAGCGCACCGAACGATTCCTTGCCCCAGAGTCTTTTCTCGGCGTGACCCTGCCTGCTGGTCTCTACGAGTTCGGGGCTACCACGCTCGGGTATACATCCAACAGCGGACGAATCGTGTCCGGAGCGCTCTCAGTGAGCGCGGGAGATTTCTTCGACGGTGATCGGACTTCCATCACCGGCTCGGTCT
This is a stretch of genomic DNA from Longimicrobiales bacterium. It encodes these proteins:
- a CDS encoding DUF5916 domain-containing protein, which gives rise to MTPRPQTWRALALISLSLTTSAPLLAQQAPMSTPVTPVAPETQERPILRASRAVESITLDGVLDEQAWLRADTTDGVLWTTQPVAGVPAPDRTVIRIVYDDEALYVGARLYDAEPHRAVSAGLEQDFAVGDSDLFGVAIDAGRDRQSAFTFAANPAGATWDAQSFGDGATINAAWEGIFQVETTMDDEGWTMEMRIPFTTLRFPAGEKPQVWGLNFSRQIKRRNEYATWAPITRQSRVFRVSMAGTLEGLPAMSPGRNLQIKPFAIGSGNQGQLRDNGPKRDFDAGLDAKWAVTPQLTLDLTALTDFSQVETDAEQVNLTRFSVFFPEKRDFFLENDGIFTFADDASRAFRSGSGPQNFKLFHSRRIGLSDDRQPLPIGGGARLSGRVGRYDLGLMNMQTLEDEGQPAENFAVARVRRSFLSSSDVGVMFVNRQATASQAAESFSRTGGIDANLRLTRLQVNTYFALSDDPMADGDRTTGMLQVGWRDPLLDFSLMAKHVGEDFSPGAGFVSRTGMNQWFASGGIHVQQPTTWLTELNPYVDATEYYAPGGGLESREITPGLTVVALDGGRLTAAYSQRTERFLAPESFLGVTLPAGLYEFGATTLGYTSNSGRIVSGALSVSAGDFFDGDRTSITGSVSLRPNEHIVLQGSVQRNRLTLAGKPIDADLLQGRLRYGFNTRAFVSAFVQYNRVARELISNVRFNLIHAPLSDVFIVISDRRRTGMAPGERSVLDQGITIKITRLLQF